The Thermostichus vulcanus str. 'Rupite' genome has a segment encoding these proteins:
- the atpH gene encoding ATP synthase F1 subunit delta: MTSSAIAEQVVDPYAEALISLGSGQGILDTFAADIRFIAAVLQSTPELTQFLSNPVIKVEVKKSLLQQVFADQIHPLLLNALKLLTDRRRIMFLGAVCQRFLDLQRKLQNIALAQVTTAVPLTEAQQQSICERVQDFTQASSVELQTTLDPTLLGGVIIKVGSQVIDLSLRGQLRRLTLQLT, from the coding sequence ATGACCAGCAGTGCAATTGCCGAACAGGTGGTGGATCCCTACGCTGAGGCCCTCATCTCTCTGGGATCTGGCCAGGGGATATTGGACACCTTTGCTGCCGATATTCGCTTCATCGCCGCTGTCCTTCAGTCCACCCCAGAGCTGACCCAATTTCTCTCCAACCCGGTGATTAAAGTCGAAGTCAAGAAAAGCCTGTTGCAGCAGGTATTTGCAGATCAGATTCATCCGCTATTGCTGAATGCCTTGAAGTTATTGACCGACCGTCGCCGCATCATGTTTCTGGGGGCAGTCTGTCAGCGCTTCTTGGATTTGCAACGGAAGTTGCAGAACATTGCCTTGGCCCAAGTGACGACGGCTGTGCCTCTGACGGAAGCCCAGCAACAGTCCATCTGTGAGCGGGTGCAGGACTTCACCCAAGCCAGCAGTGTGGAGTTGCAAACCACTCTGGATCCAACCCTACTGGGTGGAGTGATCATCAAGGTTGGATCCCAGGTGATCGACCTGAGCTTGCGGGGCCAGTTGCGCCGTCTTACCCTACAGCTGACCTAA
- a CDS encoding F0F1 ATP synthase subunit B: MTPVWSLMPSWILAVAEPVAEAMELLEDSEEGDLFAKVLDSNLVNIAIILILLFILGRKVVGEALAKRREAILEELQQAEHRKQEAIEKLADQQQKLAQAQQEAERILRQAEANAEARRQELLEQADREIERLRATAEKDVSTEQERVLQELRRQIVRQALSKVEQELPQHLTDQVQQRLIDQGIQMIAR; this comes from the coding sequence ATGACACCCGTGTGGAGCCTGATGCCCAGTTGGATCCTTGCTGTCGCTGAACCAGTGGCCGAGGCCATGGAACTTCTTGAAGACTCGGAAGAGGGGGATCTGTTTGCCAAGGTTCTGGATAGTAACTTGGTCAACATCGCCATTATCCTCATCCTGCTCTTCATCCTCGGTCGCAAGGTGGTGGGTGAAGCTCTGGCCAAACGGCGGGAGGCCATCTTAGAAGAATTGCAACAGGCGGAGCACCGTAAGCAGGAAGCGATTGAGAAGCTCGCGGATCAGCAGCAAAAGCTGGCCCAAGCACAGCAGGAAGCTGAGCGAATCCTTCGCCAGGCGGAAGCCAACGCCGAAGCCCGTCGTCAAGAGTTGCTAGAGCAGGCGGATCGAGAAATTGAACGGTTGCGGGCCACCGCTGAAAAAGATGTGTCTACTGAGCAGGAGCGCGTTTTACAGGAGTTGCGCCGCCAAATCGTGCGCCAGGCCCTGAGCAAGGTCGAGCAAGAGTTGCCGCAACACCTCACCGATCAAGTGCAGCAGCGCCTGATTGACCAAGGGATCCAGATGATTGCCCGCTAG
- a CDS encoding F0F1 ATP synthase subunit B', producing MLSQTLLAAEVAEKGGLFDFDATLPLIAIQFLLLVAVLNALFYEPVTRTMDGRSDYIRTTQAEAQDRLDKVVALTRQYETEISQARLKAQQLIAEAEAAAARIRSEKLAVVQAELQEKLEAARVRVEEEKQAALSQLQQQVDAIAAQITQKLLGSTR from the coding sequence ATGCTCTCTCAAACCCTGTTGGCTGCTGAAGTTGCTGAAAAAGGTGGGCTATTCGATTTCGATGCCACTCTGCCTCTGATCGCCATTCAGTTTTTGCTGTTGGTGGCAGTACTTAACGCTCTGTTTTACGAGCCAGTCACCCGCACCATGGACGGTCGTAGCGACTACATCCGTACCACCCAGGCGGAAGCGCAAGACCGCTTGGATAAGGTGGTGGCCCTGACTCGCCAATATGAGACTGAGATCAGTCAAGCCCGCCTCAAGGCCCAGCAACTGATTGCCGAAGCTGAAGCGGCGGCAGCACGGATCCGGTCTGAAAAATTGGCTGTCGTTCAGGCAGAACTTCAGGAGAAGCTAGAAGCTGCACGGGTACGAGTGGAGGAAGAGAAACAGGCAGCCCTGAGCCAACTGCAACAACAGGTGGATGCCATTGCTGCCCAGATTACCCAGAAGCTATTGGGTAGCACCCGCTGA
- the atpE gene encoding ATP synthase F0 subunit C → MDPLTSAASVLAAALAIGLGSLGPGIGQGNAAAAAMEGVARQPEAEDKIRGNLLVSLAFMEALTIYGLVVALVLLFANPFA, encoded by the coding sequence ATGGATCCGTTAACCTCTGCTGCTTCCGTTCTGGCTGCTGCTCTGGCCATTGGTCTGGGATCCCTGGGCCCTGGGATCGGTCAGGGGAACGCCGCTGCTGCTGCCATGGAAGGGGTAGCTCGTCAGCCGGAAGCCGAAGACAAAATTCGCGGTAACTTGTTGGTCAGCCTTGCTTTCATGGAAGCCTTGACCATTTACGGCTTGGTGGTGGCTTTGGTGCTCTTGTTTGCCAACCCTTTTGCCTAA
- the atpB gene encoding F0F1 ATP synthase subunit A codes for MNLSFFSHPFLAELEVGHHLYWHLGKFTVHGQVLIASWIAIALILTVVVLGTRQLQREPGGLQNFVEYALEFVQGIARAQIGEKNYRPWVPYVGTLFLFIFVSNWMGNLFPWKLIPLPEGELASPTNDINTTAGLALLTSVMYFVAGISKRGLSYFRKYIEPTPILLPINVLEDFTKPLSLSFRLFGNILAEELVIAVLVLLVPLFIPVPVMILFLFTGAIQALIFSTLSAAYIGEALEGHGGGEHHD; via the coding sequence ATGAACCTGTCCTTCTTCTCTCACCCTTTCCTGGCAGAACTGGAGGTTGGCCATCACCTCTACTGGCATCTCGGCAAATTCACCGTACACGGGCAGGTCCTGATCGCCAGTTGGATCGCCATCGCCCTCATCTTGACGGTGGTGGTGCTCGGCACTCGCCAGTTGCAACGGGAGCCCGGTGGTTTGCAAAACTTCGTCGAGTATGCCCTGGAATTTGTCCAGGGGATTGCCCGCGCCCAGATCGGGGAGAAAAACTACCGCCCCTGGGTTCCCTACGTGGGCACCTTGTTCCTGTTCATCTTTGTCTCCAACTGGATGGGTAATCTCTTCCCCTGGAAGCTGATCCCGTTGCCGGAAGGGGAATTGGCCTCCCCCACCAATGACATCAATACCACTGCCGGCTTGGCTTTGCTCACTAGTGTTATGTACTTTGTGGCGGGCATTAGCAAGCGGGGTCTGTCCTACTTCAGGAAGTACATCGAGCCCACCCCGATTCTGTTGCCCATCAACGTCCTGGAAGACTTCACCAAGCCCCTCTCCCTCAGCTTCCGACTGTTTGGCAACATTTTGGCGGAAGAACTGGTGATTGCAGTGTTGGTTTTACTGGTGCCTTTGTTTATCCCGGTGCCAGTCATGATTTTGTTCCTGTTCACGGGGGCGATTCAAGCTTTGATCTTCTCTACCCTCTCAGCTGCCTATATCGGGGAGGCCTTAGAAGGTCATGGGGGCGGGGAACACCACGACTGA
- a CDS encoding ATP synthase subunit I, which yields MTRSPRLLSHSFSRWKATQWKPTPLPPLPEVSARSRDSTESDSKVAVQDLPEPTPSVPKAMDSGKGSYAQLQLWLVGVTLAVSLAIAICVAFVYSVAVAANYLLGALVGLVYLRMLSRGVAELGKSRNRLGVTRLALFVGLIVLATQVESLQVLPIFLGFMTYKVTLLIHIVQTLTRSSSSA from the coding sequence ATGACACGTTCTCCCAGACTCCTCTCCCATAGTTTTAGCCGTTGGAAGGCGACTCAGTGGAAGCCTACGCCACTGCCTCCCCTGCCTGAGGTGTCTGCCCGTTCTAGGGATTCTACGGAATCCGACTCAAAGGTTGCGGTTCAGGATCTGCCAGAACCGACCCCGAGCGTGCCGAAGGCGATGGATTCCGGCAAGGGGAGCTACGCACAGCTGCAATTGTGGTTGGTGGGGGTGACGTTGGCGGTCAGCCTAGCCATTGCCATCTGTGTGGCCTTTGTCTACTCCGTTGCGGTGGCTGCCAACTACCTGCTCGGTGCGCTGGTGGGTTTGGTTTACCTGCGGATGCTGAGCCGAGGGGTGGCGGAGTTAGGCAAAAGCCGCAACCGCTTGGGAGTGACTCGTCTGGCTTTGTTTGTTGGGCTGATCGTCTTAGCCACTCAGGTGGAATCTTTGCAAGTTCTGCCCATTTTTCTCGGCTTTATGACCTACAAAGTCACCCTGCTCATCCATATTGTCCAGACCTTGACACGTTCATCCTCTTCTGCGTGA
- a CDS encoding DUF3177 family protein, giving the protein MSPESWLADVIWLDYGLAVAWTVLLPLILLVWAFLVGLRPLIQLLIVYWRVSSLLAVTVYLMIASLPVSFLTGAMARLLILICVWFWSDWSVALQQSRTWAARVFLLWRWSLTGYMGIGILFSGAFVPCAFQGSLSEACRAWFAPPLGFREIFHPQVPVELLGRVGAFGLVAYLLYSVYFVWRLRPGGPLNPIPRGEEA; this is encoded by the coding sequence ATGAGCCCAGAAAGTTGGCTAGCAGACGTAATCTGGCTGGATTATGGCCTCGCGGTGGCTTGGACGGTTCTGCTGCCTTTGATCCTTTTGGTTTGGGCTTTCTTGGTGGGGCTGCGCCCCCTGATTCAACTGCTGATCGTCTACTGGCGGGTTTCCAGCTTGCTGGCAGTGACGGTGTATTTGATGATTGCTAGCCTGCCGGTGAGCTTTTTGACAGGGGCAATGGCGCGTCTGTTGATCTTGATCTGCGTTTGGTTTTGGTCGGATTGGAGTGTGGCTCTGCAACAGTCTAGAACTTGGGCGGCGCGAGTGTTTCTGCTCTGGCGTTGGAGTTTAACCGGGTATATGGGGATTGGGATCCTCTTTTCGGGAGCGTTTGTGCCCTGTGCTTTTCAGGGATCCCTATCGGAGGCTTGTCGGGCTTGGTTTGCGCCGCCGCTGGGATTTCGAGAGATTTTTCACCCCCAGGTGCCGGTGGAGCTGCTGGGTCGTGTGGGGGCCTTTGGCTTGGTGGCTTACCTGCTCTACAGCGTTTATTTTGTCTGGCGGTTGCGACCCGGTGGTCCTCTGAACCCCATCCCTAGAGGAGAGGAGGCATGA
- the gpmI gene encoding 2,3-bisphosphoglycerate-independent phosphoglycerate mutase, which translates to MDTQSVAPVVLVILDGWGYRDALDGNAVLSAHTPVMDSLWAAYPHTLLEASGRAVGLPAGQMGNSEVGHLTLGAGRVVPQELVRISDAVETGSLFQEPLLVDLCRTLKERRGRLHLLGLCSKGGVHSHIDHLYGLLKLAAQAQVPTYIHAITDGRDTLPREGATVLAALQKELDLLGNGVIATLSGRYYAMDRDRRWDRIQKAYEVMTQDGPGQGRSAAEVMEEFYSQDLTDEFIPPTRLAPGAIQDGDGVIFFNFRPDRARQLTHAFVSPDFSGFERPLLPNLTFITMTQYEADLPVEVLFKPQNLDHLLGQVVSEANLKQLRIAETEKYAHVTYFFNGGIEQPFPGEDRILVQSPMVTTYDQAPEMSAIEVTEKVVEAIARREYSLVILNYANPDMVGHTGNYEATVRALETVDQCIGKLLAAVVDVGGTTLILADHGNAEVMWDEDHNPWTAHTTNPVPCILVEGEGRKIPGYGGQVKLRSDGTLADVAPTLLQILGLPQPQEMTGRSLLHSAEFSVQRRPAPVVR; encoded by the coding sequence ATGGACACGCAATCGGTGGCGCCTGTGGTTTTGGTAATCCTGGATGGCTGGGGTTACCGGGATGCCCTCGATGGCAATGCGGTGCTGAGTGCCCATACCCCTGTCATGGATAGCCTCTGGGCTGCCTATCCCCACACCCTTCTGGAAGCCTCAGGGCGAGCGGTGGGCTTGCCGGCTGGGCAAATGGGCAACTCGGAAGTTGGACATCTCACCTTGGGCGCTGGACGGGTAGTGCCTCAAGAACTGGTGCGCATTAGCGATGCAGTGGAAACGGGATCCCTGTTTCAGGAGCCGTTACTGGTGGATCTCTGCCGCACTCTCAAGGAACGGCGTGGTCGTCTGCACCTGCTGGGGTTGTGTTCCAAGGGGGGAGTCCACTCCCATATTGACCACCTCTACGGTCTGCTCAAACTGGCGGCACAAGCTCAGGTTCCCACTTATATCCACGCAATTACCGATGGCCGCGACACCTTGCCACGGGAGGGTGCAACCGTTTTAGCTGCTCTGCAAAAGGAGTTGGATCTGTTGGGCAACGGTGTGATTGCCACCCTGAGTGGGCGCTACTATGCCATGGATCGGGATCGCCGCTGGGATCGGATCCAGAAAGCCTACGAAGTGATGACCCAAGATGGCCCCGGTCAGGGACGCAGCGCCGCTGAGGTGATGGAGGAGTTCTATAGCCAAGATCTGACAGATGAGTTCATTCCCCCCACCCGCCTCGCTCCTGGTGCTATTCAAGACGGGGATGGGGTCATCTTCTTTAATTTCCGCCCCGACCGCGCCCGCCAGCTCACCCACGCCTTTGTCAGCCCGGATTTTTCTGGTTTTGAGCGCCCGCTGCTACCCAACTTGACTTTTATCACCATGACCCAGTACGAAGCGGACTTGCCGGTGGAGGTACTGTTCAAGCCCCAGAATCTGGATCATCTGCTGGGTCAAGTGGTGAGTGAGGCCAACTTAAAGCAGCTGCGCATTGCGGAAACCGAGAAGTATGCCCACGTCACTTATTTCTTCAATGGGGGTATCGAGCAGCCTTTCCCCGGCGAGGATCGCATCTTGGTACAAAGCCCAATGGTCACGACCTACGACCAAGCACCGGAAATGTCGGCCATAGAAGTCACCGAGAAAGTCGTCGAAGCTATTGCCCGCCGTGAGTACAGCCTGGTGATCCTCAACTATGCCAACCCAGATATGGTCGGTCATACCGGCAACTACGAAGCGACCGTGCGCGCTCTAGAAACAGTAGATCAGTGTATTGGCAAGCTATTGGCAGCCGTGGTGGATGTGGGCGGCACAACCTTGATCTTGGCAGATCACGGCAATGCTGAGGTGATGTGGGATGAGGATCACAACCCCTGGACAGCCCATACCACCAACCCTGTTCCCTGCATTTTGGTGGAAGGGGAAGGCCGAAAAATCCCTGGCTACGGTGGACAGGTGAAGTTGCGCTCCGACGGCACTTTGGCGGATGTGGCTCCTACCCTCCTCCAAATTCTCGGCTTACCCCAGCCTCAGGAGATGACGGGTCGTTCTCTATTGCATTCGGCAGAGTTCTCGGTGCAGCGGCGTCCGGCTCCCGTGGTTCGTTAG
- a CDS encoding tetratricopeptide repeat protein, translating into MGINAPLLYLSALAGILGVAGFFVLREVLRVRAQEKVLNQLQPRLTKGKGSPQEHYELGSVYLQKRLYDQAIAQMKKALEVAGEDIPLVCNALGFAYFSQEQYDLAIRYYKDAVTADPDYVTGWNNLAHAYEKKNLYGPSLEAYETVLKLDPKNAVAKRRSDSLRKRLQPST; encoded by the coding sequence ATGGGCATCAATGCTCCGCTCCTTTACCTTTCTGCATTGGCTGGCATTCTCGGGGTAGCAGGCTTCTTCGTCCTGCGGGAAGTGTTGCGGGTACGGGCCCAAGAAAAAGTGCTCAACCAACTGCAACCTCGCCTGACCAAAGGAAAGGGATCCCCGCAGGAGCACTACGAGCTAGGCAGTGTCTATCTGCAAAAGCGCCTTTACGATCAAGCCATTGCTCAGATGAAAAAGGCCCTTGAGGTGGCGGGAGAAGACATTCCCCTCGTCTGTAATGCCCTGGGTTTTGCCTATTTCAGCCAGGAGCAATACGATCTAGCCATCCGCTACTACAAAGATGCGGTGACTGCAGATCCCGACTATGTGACTGGCTGGAATAATTTGGCCCATGCCTACGAGAAGAAAAATCTCTATGGACCCAGCCTAGAAGCCTACGAAACTGTCCTGAAATTGGACCCGAAGAATGCCGTCGCCAAACGTCGCTCGGACTCACTGCGCAAACGCCTGCAACCCAGCACCTGA
- the dps gene encoding DNA starvation/stationary phase protection protein Dps, translating to MLTTEKTRLYSTRIDLPQDARVELVGLLNQALADTLDLKTQVKQAHWNVKGMHFIALHEMFDTFAGTLETYVDMLAERVTALGGVARGTARIVAQTSALPEYDLAAEAGRDHLQALADRYGQYAAATRSNIERSTELGDADTADLFTEISRQIDKDLWFIEAHLQA from the coding sequence ATGTTAACCACCGAGAAGACCCGTCTGTACTCCACTCGCATTGATCTGCCCCAAGACGCTCGTGTCGAGCTGGTGGGGCTGCTCAACCAGGCGCTGGCGGACACACTGGATCTGAAAACCCAGGTGAAGCAAGCCCACTGGAACGTCAAAGGGATGCATTTCATTGCTCTGCACGAGATGTTCGATACCTTTGCGGGCACCCTGGAAACCTACGTGGATATGCTAGCAGAACGGGTAACCGCCCTTGGGGGGGTTGCGCGGGGCACGGCTCGCATCGTTGCCCAAACCTCCGCCTTACCAGAATATGACCTGGCCGCTGAAGCAGGACGGGATCACCTGCAAGCCTTGGCCGACCGCTACGGTCAGTACGCGGCAGCCACCCGCAGCAACATCGAGCGCTCCACAGAGCTAGGGGATGCGGATACTGCTGATCTGTTCACGGAAATCTCCCGCCAGATTGACAAAGATCTCTGGTTCATCGAGGCTCACCTACAGGCGTAA
- the mnmE gene encoding tRNA uridine-5-carboxymethylaminomethyl(34) synthesis GTPase MnmE — MDPTTPLADTIAAIATAVVPEQGSVGIVRLSGSQALSIAQTIFTPARPHRLWKSHQMIYGWIRDETGQTLDEALAVWMQAPRSYTREDVVELHCHGGIMVVQATLQQCLRRGARLAQPGEFSLRAFLNGRIDLTQAESVADLVAARSPQAAQMALAGLQGKLAESIRTLRHQLLSLLAEIEARIDFEEDLPPLDLPAWQAQLQQCQTQIQTLLATAARGELLRTGLKVAIVGRPNVGKSSLLNAWSGQDRAIVTDLPGTTRDVVESNLVVRGIPVQLLDTAGIRNTEDPVERLGVERSTRLAQTADVLVLVIDAQAGWTKADAAIYESIRHRPLILVVNKTDLAPLQGIQIPPQIQYRIPAVAAQGEGIPALEAAVEQIACQGRPQPNLAVSLNQRQAAALIQAQASLERVQESLQEQLPFDFWTIDLRAALHALGQITGEEVSESVLDQIFSRFCIGK, encoded by the coding sequence ATGGATCCGACCACCCCGCTTGCCGATACGATTGCCGCCATTGCGACTGCGGTGGTTCCCGAACAGGGCAGTGTTGGGATTGTGCGCCTTTCGGGATCCCAGGCCCTCTCCATTGCCCAGACCATTTTTACCCCCGCCCGCCCGCATCGCCTCTGGAAAAGCCACCAGATGATCTACGGCTGGATCCGCGACGAAACCGGCCAAACCCTGGACGAAGCTCTGGCGGTGTGGATGCAAGCCCCCCGTTCCTATACCCGTGAGGACGTGGTGGAATTGCACTGCCATGGGGGGATTATGGTGGTTCAGGCAACGCTGCAGCAGTGTTTGCGGCGGGGAGCCCGTCTGGCCCAGCCGGGGGAATTTAGCCTGCGGGCCTTTTTGAATGGCCGAATTGATCTCACCCAAGCAGAAAGTGTGGCGGATCTGGTGGCTGCCCGATCTCCGCAGGCCGCCCAAATGGCGCTGGCGGGCCTCCAAGGGAAATTGGCGGAATCCATTCGCACCCTGCGGCACCAGTTGCTGAGTTTATTGGCGGAGATCGAGGCCCGCATCGACTTTGAAGAGGATCTGCCCCCCTTGGATCTTCCAGCTTGGCAAGCCCAGTTGCAACAATGCCAAACCCAGATCCAAACCCTCCTGGCTACGGCGGCACGGGGAGAGTTGCTGCGCACCGGCCTAAAGGTTGCCATTGTCGGGCGCCCCAATGTGGGCAAATCCAGCCTGCTCAATGCCTGGTCGGGCCAGGATCGGGCCATTGTTACCGACCTACCAGGTACCACCCGCGATGTGGTGGAGTCCAATTTGGTGGTGCGGGGGATCCCAGTCCAACTGCTGGATACAGCTGGCATCCGCAACACCGAAGATCCGGTGGAACGCTTAGGGGTAGAACGCTCCACGCGCCTAGCCCAAACAGCCGATGTACTGGTGCTGGTGATCGATGCTCAGGCAGGCTGGACAAAAGCCGATGCCGCCATTTACGAGTCCATCCGCCACCGTCCCCTAATTCTGGTAGTCAACAAAACCGATTTGGCCCCCCTGCAAGGGATCCAGATCCCCCCGCAGATTCAATATCGGATCCCAGCAGTGGCCGCCCAAGGAGAAGGGATCCCGGCCCTAGAAGCGGCTGTGGAGCAGATCGCCTGCCAAGGCCGTCCCCAACCTAACTTGGCCGTGAGTCTGAACCAACGCCAAGCTGCGGCTCTGATCCAAGCGCAAGCTAGCCTGGAACGGGTGCAAGAATCCCTTCAAGAGCAGCTCCCTTTCGACTTTTGGACGATCGACCTGCGGGCCGCTCTCCATGCCCTTGGACAAATTACCGGTGAAGAAGTCTCAGAGTCAGTCCTGGATCAGATTTTCAGCCGCTTCTGCATCGGCAAGTAG
- a CDS encoding CoB--CoM heterodisulfide reductase iron-sulfur subunit B family protein — MNAVASSQPLLRYAYYPGCVAQGACRELYDSTEQITRHLGIELVELESASCCGSGTFKEESEQLEDAVNARNLALAEALGLPMLTHCSTCQGVLGRVNEKLKAAKTNNPEYFHHIETLCQKGGCESRYQGSGDVRHLLWMLVSDYGLERLQQQVKRPLRGLRCAAFYGCYLLRTHDIARFDSARDPRSMETLFEGLGATPVWYRGRTQCCGWPISSYAPEQSFTMAGRHLLEALEAGADCLVTPCPLCHLNLDSRQPEVEAVIGRKLGIPILHLPQLVGLALGIPAEKLGLNRHVVQVETVLQKVYQ; from the coding sequence ATGAACGCTGTTGCTTCTTCTCAGCCGTTGCTGCGCTATGCCTACTATCCCGGTTGCGTTGCTCAGGGAGCCTGCCGTGAGCTATACGACTCCACCGAGCAGATCACCCGCCATTTGGGGATTGAGCTGGTGGAACTGGAGTCGGCTTCCTGCTGTGGATCCGGCACCTTTAAGGAGGAATCAGAACAGTTGGAAGATGCGGTCAATGCCCGCAATTTGGCCCTAGCGGAGGCGCTGGGGTTACCGATGTTGACCCATTGCAGCACCTGTCAGGGGGTTTTGGGTCGGGTGAATGAGAAACTCAAAGCGGCGAAAACCAACAACCCGGAGTATTTCCATCACATTGAAACCCTCTGCCAGAAAGGAGGTTGCGAAAGCCGCTATCAGGGCAGTGGTGATGTGCGGCATCTGCTTTGGATGTTGGTTTCTGATTATGGTCTGGAACGGCTGCAACAGCAGGTCAAACGCCCTCTGCGAGGGCTGCGCTGTGCGGCCTTCTACGGTTGTTATCTGCTGCGGACTCACGATATTGCCCGCTTTGATTCAGCTCGGGATCCCCGTTCCATGGAAACCCTATTTGAGGGTTTGGGGGCAACCCCCGTTTGGTACCGGGGGCGAACACAATGTTGTGGTTGGCCGATCTCCAGCTATGCCCCAGAACAGTCTTTTACAATGGCCGGTCGGCATTTGTTGGAAGCCCTAGAAGCGGGGGCGGATTGTTTGGTGACCCCCTGTCCCCTGTGTCACCTGAATTTGGATTCTCGCCAACCGGAGGTGGAAGCCGTGATCGGGCGCAAGCTGGGGATCCCGATTCTGCACCTGCCACAGCTGGTGGGCTTAGCCCTAGGGATCCCGGCAGAAAAACTGGGCCTCAATCGCCACGTGGTACAGGTGGAAACGGTGTTGCAGAAGGTCTACCAGTAA
- a CDS encoding MFS transporter: MTKQRLSLWTKLAYGVGDLGTGMTANILIFFLLPFLTNTVGMAAGLAGSIYAITRFWDAINDPVIGILSDRTRTRWGRRRPWLLFAAIPFGLTFLAQWWIPFPGQIGPLFAYYLLVSLLFNTFYSAANIPYASLTPELTQDYDERTQLNQFRFAFSVGGSIVAVVLFPLLYNLLPDRSAGYLLAGACFALISSLPLLFCFWGVQERYQSERDPLPLAQQVRVAFRNRPYLFVIGIYLCSWLTFQFIATIIPYFIVFWMGLPEVWISLTVLAVQGIAVLTLFMWTQLSAHLGKRTMYLIGAGFWLISQAGLFFLQPGQQGIMIGLALIAGVGVSATVYLGPWSMLPDVIDLDELETGERREGIFYAFMVLLQKVGLALGLFLIGQALDLAGFISSVAGEAPPIQPESALLAIRFAIGPLPAVSLVGGILLVWFYPITRQRHQQILAQLEEKRQESHLNPE, translated from the coding sequence ATGACCAAACAACGACTCAGCCTGTGGACAAAGCTCGCCTATGGAGTGGGGGATCTGGGCACAGGCATGACCGCCAATATTTTGATCTTTTTCCTGTTGCCTTTTCTCACCAATACCGTTGGCATGGCGGCAGGCTTAGCCGGCAGCATCTACGCCATCACCCGCTTTTGGGATGCCATTAACGACCCGGTGATCGGTATTCTCAGCGACCGTACCCGCACCCGTTGGGGACGCCGACGACCGTGGTTGCTGTTTGCGGCGATCCCGTTTGGTCTTACCTTCTTAGCCCAGTGGTGGATCCCGTTTCCGGGCCAGATTGGTCCCCTGTTTGCCTACTATCTGCTGGTGTCGTTGCTGTTCAACACCTTTTACTCTGCCGCCAATATCCCCTACGCCTCCCTCACCCCGGAGCTGACCCAAGACTATGACGAGCGCACACAGCTCAATCAATTCCGTTTTGCTTTCTCCGTTGGCGGCAGCATTGTGGCGGTGGTACTCTTTCCTTTACTTTATAACCTGCTACCGGATCGCAGCGCGGGCTACTTGTTGGCAGGAGCCTGCTTTGCACTGATCTCCTCCCTACCATTACTGTTCTGCTTCTGGGGGGTACAGGAACGATATCAATCGGAACGGGATCCCTTGCCCTTGGCGCAACAAGTGCGGGTGGCTTTTCGCAATCGTCCCTATCTATTTGTGATTGGGATTTATCTCTGTTCTTGGCTTACCTTTCAGTTCATCGCCACCATCATTCCCTACTTCATCGTGTTTTGGATGGGCTTACCGGAGGTTTGGATTTCATTGACAGTCCTAGCGGTACAAGGGATCGCGGTGTTGACCCTGTTTATGTGGACGCAACTGAGCGCTCATTTGGGCAAACGCACCATGTATCTGATTGGGGCGGGGTTTTGGTTGATCTCACAAGCGGGTTTGTTTTTCTTGCAGCCTGGACAACAGGGGATCATGATTGGGTTAGCCCTCATTGCCGGGGTAGGGGTATCGGCTACGGTTTATTTGGGGCCTTGGTCGATGCTCCCGGATGTGATCGATCTGGATGAGTTGGAAACCGGAGAACGGCGGGAGGGAATCTTTTATGCCTTCATGGTGCTGTTGCAAAAGGTGGGTCTGGCCTTGGGGCTATTTCTCATTGGGCAAGCCTTGGATCTAGCCGGATTTATCTCATCTGTAGCTGGAGAGGCTCCCCCGATTCAACCGGAGTCAGCCCTGTTGGCGATTCGCTTTGCCATTGGCCCCTTGCCAGCCGTGTCTTTGGTCGGCGGGATCCTGCTGGTGTGGTTCTATCCCATTACTCGGCAGCGCCATCAGCAGATCTTGGCGCAATTGGAAGAAAAACGGCAAGAATCTCACCTTAACCCCGAATAA